The Candidatus Polarisedimenticolaceae bacterium sequence CGACCGGCGGGGGCGGCGGTTCCTCGCGGGGCTGCTCGAGCCTTGCCTTGGGCGCCGGCTTCGGCAACGGCTTCGGTGCCGCCGGCGCGAGCTTCACCTCGGGAACCTTCGGCGGCTCCATGGCGAGCACGATCTCGATCGGGAGCCGAGGGTCGTCGATCGACTGCACGTGCTTCGGCATGAGGACGACCACGACGACGAGGAGCACGTGCGCCGCGATGCTCACCGCGACGACGATCTTCCGTTTCCGCTTCGCGGCCGGCGGCGTCTCCGCGAACAGGGGCGAGAACTGGACGCGCGGCGCTCGCTTCACGACGCGGAGGCGCTGGTCGATCGCGCGCTCGAGGTCGGCGAGCGGAGCCGATTCTGCGAGGGGAATCGACGAGGGACGCCGGAACCTCAACACCTCTTTCGAGGTTAGATCAGGTTTCACTTCGCGCCCTCGTCGATCCAGGAGGCGACGAGATCGATCTGAGCCTGCGAGAGCGGGCCGCCCGAGAGCGGCATCTGCTGGCCGCCGATCGCCGGGTTTCCGGTGATCTTCCAGTACATGTACGAGTTGGCGGAGTCGCCCGGCAGGACGCGCTTCATCGACGCGTTCTCGCCGCTGTCGACGTTGACGAGGTGCGCCGCCGACGCGGAGACGCTGCTCATGTCGAGGCCGAAGGGCGCACCGGTGCCGACGTGACAGCCGGAGAGCGCGCATCGCGGCGTCAGAACCTGCGTCTGGACTTCGAGGAGCGTCGTGCGGCCGCCGTTCCCGGTGACCGGGTTCGAGGGACCGCCGCACGCCGATGCGAGCGCCGCCACGGCGAGGACGCTCGCTCGGACCTTCACCACGACACGGCCGCCGAGAGCACGAGCTTGTCGAGCTGGATCGTGCGGCGCGAGCCTTCCGGGATGCCGATCGGGATCGGGTTCGACGGCGCGGCCTCGCCGGTGAGCCACGCGAGGTCGAGCGTGACGTTCGCGAGCACCGTCTCGAGGCCGATCGCGAACTGCGCCGCGGTGAGCGTCGCCTTGTCGTTCTGGGAGCCGGTGTCGAACGTCGTCTTCGTCTGCGAGTCCAGGAGATCGGCGTGGCCGCTCACGATGATCCGCAGCTTGTCCTTGAAGAGCGGCTGGCGGACGCCCAGGGTCAGGCCGAGCGCGATCTGCGAGTCGTCGATCTCCTCGCGGACGGGCGTGCCGGCGGCGTCGACGTCCGAGCTTCCGCTCGCCTTGTCGTAGCCGAGGCGCGCGCCGACGAACATCTCGGTCTCTCCCGCCTGGAAAATCATCCGCGCCGAGCCGAAGCCCGAGAGGGTCGTGATCGGGTTCTGGCCGAGGAGGGTCGTGTCCGGCGTGACGACGCCGCCGGTCTCGGACGAGGCGAGGTCGGAGTTGCCGAGCTTGCGCTGCGACCACGAGAGGCCGCCGCGGTACTCGGTCTCGCCGAGCCCTTCCTTGCGGAGGCGGTTGTAGCCGCCGGTCACGCCGAAGCTCAGATCGTTGATGTCGTAGTTCGTGCTGGTGAAGCGATCGGTGACGGCGCCCGTGTCGTCGATGTCCTCGCTGTAGACGTCCTTCGTGGAGCTGCCGTAGCCGAGGACGCCGTCGATCTCCCAGCTGCTCGTCGGCGTGAGGAAACGGCGCACGCCCGCGTCGGCGGAGATGTCGAGCTGATCGAAGTTGTCGACGCCGTTGAAGCCCCCGACCCCGGGCGCGAAGTTCGAGCTGGTCGCGTCGTGCCTCGCCCAGACCGTGCGCAGCCCCACGCCCAGCACGGTGCTGTTATTGAGCTGGAACGCGGCACCGCCGCGGACGTCGGCGGACTTGAGATCGTTGTTGTCGTCGAACGTCTGCCCACCGGACGTGGCGTCGCTCTTGATCGTGCCGGCGAGGACCGCCGCCGAGAGGCCCCACGCGAACGTCCCGGTCTCGCGCCGGATCATCGTGCCGTTGATCGCGTCGGCCTGGTTCTCGACGCCGGTCGCTCCGTTGTTCCCGATGACCCCGTCGACGTAGCGCGCGTAGCTTCCCTGCTGACCGGGCCACGCGCCGAAGTTCGACATCCGCGCGATGTTGGCGAAGAGCAGGTTGTACGGCCGCGTCTGCAGCTCGTCGAACGGCGTCCGGTAGGTGTCGAACGTCAGCTCGTTCAGAACCGAGCGGCCGAACGTGAGAACGAACGTCGGCGTGTCGGCGAGCTCGCGCGTGACCGCGTGCGCGCTCGTGGCCGCCGGCCCCCCGACCAGAAGGACGAGTAAGGCTCCCCCTCGTGACAGACGCATCTCATGCGCTCCTTCCCGCCGTGAGGGCGGTTCCCGCGAGAAGAGGCGGCGTGGACGAGCCCGGCGTCCAGAACCGCCCGATGTTCGGCAAGATGACGTCGAGGTCGGCGGTCGACACGCCGAACCAGACGGCGAGCTGGGCGAAGTACTCATCGACCGACGTCGTCGGGATGAGACGCCCGCGCCCCGTGTCGAGATCGTTCCCGGCGTAGAGGCTCGGATACGAGCCGTAGAGATCGCCGCCCGGGATCGCGGGGCCCATGACGATGTGGTTCCCGCCCCACGCGTGGTCGGAGCCCCGGCCGTTCGAAGTGAGCGTGCGGCCGAAGTCCGAGGCGGTGAACGTCGTCACCGCGTCCGAGACGCCCAGCTCGACGAGCGCCGCGTGGAACTCGGAAAGCGCGTGGCTGACGATCGGGAGCATCGTCGATTGGTTGAGGATGACCTCGTCGTGCATGTCCCAGCCGCCCCAGTCGATGAAGAACGTCTGGCGCTTCATGCAGAGCGCCTCGCGCGCGGCGATCGTCATCGCGATCATCCGGAACTTGCGCGAGAGCGACGTGTTCGAGAACTGCGTCTGGAGGGGCGGGATCGACGCGAGCGCGTTCGAGAAGTCGACCTGGGCGTCGATCGCGCCGCGCATCTTCGCCGCGAACACCTTCTCGAAGAGGTGCCGGTACTGGAGCGCGAGCAGGCTGTCGACCGCGTCGGTGCGCACCATCGCCGAAGGCGACGTGCCGCGATAATCCCAGAGCGGCACCGCGCCGTTCTCGCTGATCGTGTAGTGGCTCGTCATCCGGCCCGACTGCCAGATGTTGTTCCCCGAGAGCGAGATGTTCATCCCGATGTTCGGGTCGCAGTTCCCGCTGTCCATGACGTCGGCCATCCGGCCCGCCCAGCCGATCGGCGAGCGCTGATCGGGGATCCCCGACTGCCACGCCATCTGCTGGTCGGAGTGCGAGAAGAGGCCGACCGGAAGATTGGCGGTCCCGCGCCGGTAGGCGTCCAAGGTCGTCGGCTCGGCGAGGGTGCCGAGGTTGGCGACCAGGCCGAGCTGGCCGGCCGCGAAGAGCGCCTGCAGCTCGGGGAGCCCGGGGTGGAGCCCGTACGTCTTGCCGTCGGGAGTGGCCGGCGTGATCGGGAGCAGGACGTTCTGCGGGAGCGCGAGGTCGCCGCGGACCGCGGCGTACTCCTGGTGCTCGGCGTCGCCCAGGGGGACGAGCACGTTGTACGAGTCGATCCCGCCCGAGAGGAACAGGCAGACGAGCGCACGGTAATCGTCGGTGGGCGCCGCGAGGGCGTTGAACATCCGCAGGTTGAGGATCGTGTTGAAGAGCGCCGTCGTCCCCACCGCGGCGCAGCTCGCCTGGCCCAAGAACCGGCGGCGGTCTCGGCGGGGGACGTCGCCCTGTCGGCGTCGTGTCGTCATCGCATCATCCCCTTAGTTGAGGACCGCGTACTCGGGCGCGATCGAGATGAGCTGGAGCGCGGTCATGACCCGCTCCTGCGGATCGGGGAGCTGCTCGAGCG is a genomic window containing:
- a CDS encoding DUF1501 domain-containing protein, with protein sequence MTTRRRQGDVPRRDRRRFLGQASCAAVGTTALFNTILNLRMFNALAAPTDDYRALVCLFLSGGIDSYNVLVPLGDAEHQEYAAVRGDLALPQNVLLPITPATPDGKTYGLHPGLPELQALFAAGQLGLVANLGTLAEPTTLDAYRRGTANLPVGLFSHSDQQMAWQSGIPDQRSPIGWAGRMADVMDSGNCDPNIGMNISLSGNNIWQSGRMTSHYTISENGAVPLWDYRGTSPSAMVRTDAVDSLLALQYRHLFEKVFAAKMRGAIDAQVDFSNALASIPPLQTQFSNTSLSRKFRMIAMTIAAREALCMKRQTFFIDWGGWDMHDEVILNQSTMLPIVSHALSEFHAALVELGVSDAVTTFTASDFGRTLTSNGRGSDHAWGGNHIVMGPAIPGGDLYGSYPSLYAGNDLDTGRGRLIPTTSVDEYFAQLAVWFGVSTADLDVILPNIGRFWTPGSSTPPLLAGTALTAGRSA